The proteins below come from a single Patescibacteria group bacterium genomic window:
- the secD gene encoding protein translocase subunit SecD, with protein sequence MAIRKKLWLNLLLIVVLAVLAGFTDWPKGPNIRIGNYFKEIKVHLGLDLQGGTHLVYKADTSDIPSAERPDAIEGVRDVIERRVNSFGVSEPVVQTNKSGDEYRVIVELPGVTDVSQAIQMIGETPLLEFREQKTPELNEEQTQAMEAYNADAKIRAEEVLLSALDDANDFATLADEKSEGSSSKNGGDLGEFGRGAMVPEFDEVVFGKAEVGKVYPELVKTQYGYHIIKVESLTSSVNAEGLEEEKAKARHILILTQSEEAAAASNYENTGLSGKHLASAQVQFNQSTAEPEISLKFNDEGKTLFAEITKRNLGKPVAIYLDNAPISIPVVQAEITSGEAVISGSFTLEEAKILTRRLNSGALPIPISLLNQQNIGATLGQTSVERSMFAGILGILLVALFMIIYYRLPGLLSVLALGVYALLVLATFKLWPVTLTLAGIAGFILSIGMAVDANVLIFERMKEELRAGKPILSAIEDGFKRAWPSIRDSNVSSLITCLILIWFGTSSIKGFAITLAIGILLSMFSAITVSRTFLRIVAIKKWKRLWLFGVKNQE encoded by the coding sequence ATGGCAATTCGAAAAAAACTGTGGCTGAATCTACTCCTTATTGTCGTTTTGGCAGTATTAGCTGGTTTCACAGATTGGCCAAAAGGTCCGAATATAAGAATTGGAAACTATTTTAAAGAGATTAAAGTTCACCTTGGCTTAGATTTGCAGGGTGGAACTCATTTAGTATATAAAGCTGATACATCTGATATTCCGTCCGCAGAAAGACCAGATGCAATTGAAGGGGTTCGTGATGTTATAGAGCGAAGGGTGAATTCCTTTGGTGTTTCGGAACCGGTTGTGCAAACCAATAAATCTGGAGACGAGTACCGCGTAATCGTTGAACTTCCCGGTGTAACCGATGTATCACAGGCAATTCAAATGATTGGGGAGACGCCACTGCTTGAATTTAGAGAGCAAAAAACACCGGAACTGAACGAAGAGCAAACTCAGGCAATGGAAGCATATAATGCCGATGCAAAAATCAGGGCAGAAGAAGTACTGTTGTCCGCTTTAGATGATGCCAATGATTTTGCAACACTTGCGGATGAAAAAAGCGAGGGATCATCTTCAAAGAATGGCGGGGATTTAGGTGAATTTGGTCGTGGAGCGATGGTACCGGAATTTGATGAAGTTGTATTCGGTAAGGCTGAGGTCGGTAAGGTTTATCCGGAATTGGTTAAAACCCAGTACGGCTATCATATAATCAAGGTTGAAAGTCTCACATCGAGCGTTAACGCAGAAGGTCTTGAAGAAGAAAAAGCTAAAGCACGTCATATTCTGATATTAACACAATCTGAAGAGGCGGCGGCAGCGTCAAATTACGAAAATACCGGTTTATCAGGAAAACATTTAGCTTCCGCGCAGGTTCAGTTCAACCAGTCCACGGCCGAACCGGAAATCAGCCTTAAATTTAATGATGAGGGAAAAACATTATTCGCAGAAATAACAAAGCGCAATTTAGGGAAACCGGTTGCGATATATTTAGATAATGCTCCGATCAGTATCCCGGTCGTTCAGGCGGAAATAACATCCGGCGAGGCTGTAATATCCGGCAGTTTTACCCTGGAGGAAGCAAAAATCTTAACCCGAAGACTAAATTCCGGTGCTTTGCCGATACCGATATCCTTGTTAAACCAGCAAAATATTGGCGCTACCTTGGGACAGACCTCAGTTGAACGGAGTATGTTTGCGGGGATACTCGGAATATTATTGGTGGCATTGTTTATGATTATATATTATCGATTGCCGGGTTTATTATCAGTCCTTGCTCTAGGGGTTTATGCGTTACTTGTTCTGGCAACTTTTAAATTGTGGCCCGTAACACTGACCCTTGCTGGTATTGCCGGGTTTATACTTTCTATCGGCATGGCAGTAGACGCAAATGTTTTAATATTTGAACGTATGAAAGAAGAATTGAGGGCAGGTAAGCCGATATTAAGCGCAATTGAGGACGGTTTCAAACGCGCATGGCCATCAATCCGGGATTCCAATGTATCATCGCTCATAACCTGCTTGATTCTGATTTGGTTTGGAACCAGCTCAATAAAAGGATTTGCGATAACCTTGGCGATCGGAATATTGCTTAGTATGTTTTCCGCAATAACAGTAAGCAGAACATTTTTAAGAATAGTTGCAATCAAAAAATGGAAAAGACTTTGGTTATTTGGAGTTAAAAATCAGGAATAA
- a CDS encoding L,D-transpeptidase family protein: MIKKILFIAVVFITIPSISLAYTKTRLPEIRVFDASGQMKRNLNMYSNDYAGGLSVASCDVDDNGKNEIIVGSGPGAEPNVKIIWPYSTKVTSFLAYADTFRSGITVACGDLNGDGSIEIVTGTGAGGGPHVRIFDISGKPKFTSGFFAFANNMLGGVNVAVGDVDGDGKDEIVAAPGSSGGAHVRVFNFKGDFEGIDFFPFRSNDRGGVSIAVGNFDGGPEEEIVMAVEKFGKAWTKVYKYNKQRSVLGDFEAFPDNYKGGVRVSAGDIDNDGFDEVIVAPTRAGGPHIRIFEAYGKLLSGDFFAYEKDFRGGVNLASGDITGDGEDDIITVPSTWTYESRMDLYKYIEVNLTDQKLYAYENDKLIKSFLISSGLKGKFDTPTGEFKVFRKRESTDMSWFYGPDNPDNYDLEDVPYVLSFNGAYTIHGTYWHNNFGHRMSHGCVNMSRKDSAWLYQWANLGISVIIHD; encoded by the coding sequence ATGATAAAGAAAATATTATTCATTGCAGTTGTATTCATAACAATTCCATCAATATCCCTTGCTTATACCAAAACACGGTTACCTGAAATACGTGTTTTTGATGCCAGTGGACAGATGAAAAGAAACTTAAATATGTATTCGAACGATTATGCCGGGGGTTTATCCGTGGCTTCATGTGATGTAGATGATAACGGTAAAAATGAGATAATAGTAGGTTCCGGTCCGGGGGCAGAGCCAAATGTTAAAATTATCTGGCCTTATTCTACTAAAGTTACCAGTTTCCTCGCTTATGCGGATACATTCAGAAGCGGGATAACAGTGGCATGCGGTGATTTAAACGGAGATGGTTCGATAGAGATTGTAACAGGAACCGGAGCGGGAGGAGGACCGCATGTCAGAATATTTGATATTTCTGGGAAACCTAAGTTTACATCCGGTTTTTTTGCTTTTGCTAACAATATGCTTGGCGGTGTAAACGTAGCTGTTGGTGATGTCGATGGCGATGGAAAGGATGAGATAGTCGCGGCGCCGGGATCCTCAGGAGGAGCTCACGTGCGCGTGTTTAATTTTAAGGGCGATTTTGAGGGAATTGATTTCTTTCCGTTCAGGTCAAATGATAGAGGGGGTGTGTCAATTGCAGTCGGTAACTTTGACGGTGGTCCGGAAGAAGAAATCGTCATGGCTGTGGAAAAATTTGGTAAAGCATGGACCAAGGTTTATAAATACAATAAGCAAAGATCAGTGTTGGGGGATTTTGAAGCATTCCCGGATAATTATAAAGGCGGGGTAAGAGTATCGGCCGGTGATATCGATAATGACGGGTTTGATGAAGTAATAGTTGCACCAACCAGAGCCGGCGGTCCGCACATCAGAATATTTGAAGCGTATGGGAAATTGCTATCCGGTGATTTTTTTGCATATGAAAAAGATTTTAGAGGAGGTGTAAACCTCGCAAGCGGCGATATAACAGGTGATGGCGAAGATGATATTATTACAGTCCCGAGCACGTGGACATACGAAAGTAGAATGGACTTGTATAAATATATCGAGGTCAATCTTACCGATCAGAAATTGTATGCATACGAAAATGACAAATTAATTAAATCATTTTTAATTTCATCCGGATTAAAAGGGAAATTTGATACACCGACCGGTGAATTCAAGGTTTTCCGAAAGCGGGAATCCACGGATATGAGCTGGTTTTATGGCCCTGATAATCCGGACAATTATGATCTTGAAGATGTTCCGTACGTTTTGTCATTTAACGGTGCTTATACAATTCACGGTACGTACTGGCATAACAATTTTGGCCATCGAATGAGCCACGGCTGTGTAAATATGTCACGTAAGGATTCAGCGTGGCTTTATCAATGGGCAAATCTAGGAATTTCGGTGATTATTCATGACTAA
- the secF gene encoding protein translocase subunit SecF yields MYNIIGTRKIWFAISGILVAASIVFLSMGGLKLGIDFNGGSLLQVKFEGDRPTIQDIQGNLQGFDLGELVVQPVKDQEVLIRMKTIENSQREEILVSLNEKFGAVEEISFESIGPTIGKELRQKSIIALLIVMGAIIVYLSWAFRKISGGPVPAYVFGICAIIALAHDIIIVTGVFAALGYFLDVQVDALFVTALLTILGFSVHDTIVVYDRIRERLIKFSNNDFETSINIAINETIVRSINTSFTTLLVLVALYLFGGESIKFFVLALIIGIVVGTYSSIFVASPFLLIWQKYISKRK; encoded by the coding sequence ATGTACAACATAATAGGAACAAGAAAAATTTGGTTCGCGATATCAGGGATATTAGTCGCTGCAAGTATTGTATTTCTGTCTATGGGTGGTTTGAAACTCGGAATTGATTTTAATGGGGGATCGTTATTGCAGGTGAAATTCGAAGGTGATAGGCCAACTATTCAGGATATTCAGGGAAATCTGCAGGGGTTTGATTTGGGTGAATTAGTAGTTCAACCGGTGAAAGATCAAGAGGTTTTGATCCGGATGAAAACGATTGAAAACAGTCAAAGAGAGGAAATTCTGGTATCTTTAAATGAAAAATTTGGGGCAGTTGAGGAGATATCATTTGAATCAATTGGACCAACTATTGGAAAAGAATTACGGCAGAAATCGATTATCGCACTACTGATAGTAATGGGCGCTATTATTGTATATTTATCCTGGGCATTCAGAAAGATTTCCGGCGGTCCGGTGCCGGCGTATGTATTTGGCATCTGCGCAATCATCGCGCTTGCACATGATATTATAATTGTGACTGGGGTATTTGCTGCTCTCGGTTACTTCCTGGATGTGCAGGTAGATGCGCTATTCGTAACTGCCTTACTTACAATTCTTGGTTTCTCTGTCCATGATACGATAGTTGTTTATGATCGAATAAGAGAACGTTTGATTAAGTTTTCCAATAATGATTTTGAAACATCAATAAATATAGCAATAAATGAAACAATAGTCAGGTCCATCAACACTTCATTTACCACCTTGCTGGTTTTGGTTGCCTTGTACTTATTCGGTGGAGAATCTATTAAATTCTTTGTTCTGGCGTTAATCATAGGTATAGTAGTCGGGACTTATTCGTCTATATTCGTTGCCAGCCCATTTTTATTAATCTGGCAGAAGTATATTTCAAAAAGGAAATAG
- a CDS encoding sigma factor-like helix-turn-helix DNA-binding protein, with protein MTDQNSILDKVISSKQEAEIEGFSPSDTVSSLLKYLTNKEEDVLRRRFGLSGQAKETLEAIGKAYNVTRERIRQIENSAIKKIKSLREFTRVSTEFEHTISNVLNRNGGIMDENSLLRELLNFASDNPINNNCAVFILEELISKKIIRFPESNVINKSWSLPQISLDFVYEAVNQLVQILEKENKPMKLDELLYKFHKTEYFVNKSEVLTDEGIHSYITLCKKIDSNPFDEYGLAKWGTINPKRMKDKIYLVLKKEGKPLHFNDITELINKVKFDRRKAYPPTVHNELILNSDFVLVGRGIYALQEWGYKPGVVSDVLIKILEKSTEPLSRDELVRRVLDQRVVRKNTIHLALTDKSKFKKLPDKRYVLIGESPKKNESETSSNL; from the coding sequence ATGACAGATCAAAATTCAATATTAGACAAGGTAATAAGCTCAAAACAAGAAGCAGAAATCGAAGGTTTTAGCCCGAGTGATACGGTTTCATCATTGTTAAAATACCTTACAAACAAAGAAGAAGACGTCTTAAGACGTCGTTTTGGTTTAAGCGGACAGGCAAAGGAAACTCTAGAGGCAATTGGAAAGGCCTATAATGTTACAAGAGAGCGGATCAGACAAATTGAAAATTCAGCTATTAAGAAAATAAAAAGTTTGAGAGAGTTTACGCGTGTTTCAACTGAATTTGAGCACACAATTTCAAATGTACTTAACCGCAATGGGGGAATAATGGACGAAAACTCGCTGCTGAGAGAGCTGTTGAATTTTGCGTCAGATAATCCGATTAATAACAATTGCGCGGTATTTATCCTTGAAGAACTGATATCAAAAAAAATAATTCGTTTTCCGGAATCAAATGTTATAAATAAATCATGGAGTCTTCCTCAGATATCGCTCGATTTCGTTTATGAAGCGGTAAATCAATTGGTTCAGATTCTTGAAAAAGAAAATAAACCGATGAAATTGGATGAATTGCTGTATAAGTTTCACAAAACAGAATATTTTGTCAATAAAAGCGAAGTGCTGACTGATGAAGGTATTCATTCATACATTACATTGTGCAAAAAAATAGACAGCAATCCATTTGATGAGTATGGATTGGCAAAATGGGGCACAATTAATCCGAAACGGATGAAAGACAAAATATATCTTGTACTGAAAAAGGAAGGTAAGCCGTTGCATTTCAATGATATTACAGAACTTATTAACAAGGTAAAGTTTGACCGGCGGAAAGCATATCCTCCGACTGTTCACAATGAACTTATTTTAAACAGCGACTTTGTATTGGTTGGTAGGGGAATCTATGCGCTTCAGGAATGGGGGTATAAACCAGGCGTAGTTTCTGATGTGTTAATAAAGATTCTGGAAAAATCCACTGAACCATTATCCAGAGACGAATTAGTACGGCGCGTGCTTGATCAGAGAGTCGTCAGAAAAAATACAATCCATTTAGCGTTAACAGATAAATCAAAGTTCAAAAAGCTTCCTGATAAACGATATGTATTAATTGGTGAATCTCCAAAAAAGAACGAATCAGAAACATCTTCTAATCTATAA
- a CDS encoding class I SAM-dependent methyltransferase, which yields MDKNTANSILEKVASDYDSIAERFSQTRYRDWDEFYDFEKYLKTGSSVLDVGCGNGRLLNFLAKYGVSYVGIDASANLVQIAKENADEKITSSLSSYSFMKASATELPFADQSFDIVFAVASLYHIPSRELRKQSVKEIARVLKEGGVFIMTYWNMWEKSRRNLIVNNIIKKIAGKSKLDFLDTEKPWKNPDGKVIVNRYCHAFRLSEIENLAKHYNFETQERYYLKKGERVSFSKGFNGVYIGKKH from the coding sequence ATGGATAAGAATACAGCAAATTCGATATTAGAAAAAGTGGCGTCCGATTATGATAGCATAGCTGAGCGTTTCTCCCAAACCCGTTATCGAGACTGGGACGAGTTTTATGATTTCGAGAAATACTTAAAAACAGGGTCTTCTGTATTGGATGTCGGATGCGGAAATGGCAGGCTGCTAAATTTTCTGGCAAAATACGGAGTAAGTTATGTGGGAATAGATGCCTCTGCTAATCTGGTTCAAATTGCCAAAGAAAATGCTGATGAAAAAATTACCAGTTCACTTTCAAGCTATAGTTTTATGAAAGCATCAGCAACAGAATTGCCATTTGCTGATCAGTCATTTGATATAGTTTTTGCGGTCGCAAGTTTGTATCACATTCCATCGCGCGAATTGCGTAAGCAATCGGTGAAAGAAATAGCACGGGTATTGAAAGAGGGTGGAGTGTTCATAATGACATATTGGAATATGTGGGAAAAAAGCAGAAGAAATTTGATTGTAAATAATATAATAAAAAAAATAGCAGGTAAGTCGAAACTGGATTTCCTGGACACAGAAAAGCCGTGGAAAAATCCCGATGGCAAAGTAATTGTAAACCGGTATTGTCACGCGTTCAGATTAAGTGAAATAGAGAATTTAGCTAAGCATTATAATTTTGAAACACAAGAAAGATATTACTTGAAAAAAGGGGAGCGAGTCAGCTTCAGTAAAGGCTTTAATGGTGTATATATCGGAAAAAAGCATTGA
- a CDS encoding L,D-transpeptidase family protein, with protein MTKQKIRINLFVLAVLASTVFLIPRIVFATESRSPEVKVYSTDDYSEDKAFMAYDESFQGGASVAVGDVRGDKEEEIIVAPGVGGGPHVKIFDSNGNMIFSFLAYDAEYKKGINITTGDLDGNGKDEIIVGTRSGATPHVRVFDGNGNPKFTMGFFAYKGDFRGGVNVTTCDVDGDGDKEIVTGAGPGGGPHARVFEKDGAFTGMDFFPFTADYRGGLSVACGNVDGGAKEELIFGVQSSDDAWVKVYKMNDNKTVIGNFKAFPETFKRGINLASGDVDGDGFDEVIAAANTGGGSHVRIYEAYGAPHSDSIFAYEDEFRGGVFVAAGDLNNDLSDEIIVAPSKRSTEGRTDIEKYIEIDISEQTLKYYERGYLVDTAVVSTGKWSMPTPLGTFKIQNKNRRAYSGKYNLYMPFWMQFDARGYGLHELPEWANGYKEGQNHLGIRVSHGCVRLGVGPAEKLYNWADVGTTVVVKD; from the coding sequence ATGACAAAACAAAAAATTAGAATCAATCTATTCGTATTGGCAGTACTCGCAAGTACTGTTTTTTTGATTCCCAGAATTGTCTTTGCAACGGAATCAAGATCTCCGGAAGTAAAGGTGTATTCAACTGATGACTATTCTGAAGACAAAGCATTCATGGCATATGATGAATCATTCCAAGGCGGTGCATCTGTTGCCGTCGGTGATGTTAGGGGAGATAAAGAAGAAGAAATTATCGTTGCGCCGGGTGTTGGCGGCGGTCCTCATGTGAAAATATTTGATTCCAACGGAAATATGATTTTCAGCTTTCTTGCGTATGATGCCGAATATAAAAAAGGGATCAATATTACAACTGGAGATTTGGATGGAAATGGTAAGGATGAAATAATTGTCGGTACAAGATCAGGAGCAACTCCGCACGTTCGAGTTTTTGACGGCAATGGTAATCCAAAATTTACAATGGGTTTCTTTGCCTACAAAGGTGATTTCAGAGGAGGTGTAAATGTCACAACCTGCGATGTGGATGGAGACGGTGATAAAGAAATAGTCACCGGTGCAGGACCCGGGGGAGGACCGCATGCGAGAGTATTTGAAAAGGACGGTGCTTTTACTGGTATGGATTTTTTTCCTTTTACAGCAGATTATCGGGGAGGACTGAGTGTCGCCTGTGGAAATGTTGACGGTGGTGCAAAAGAAGAATTAATATTTGGTGTTCAGTCATCAGATGACGCTTGGGTCAAAGTTTATAAAATGAATGATAATAAAACTGTCATTGGAAATTTTAAAGCTTTTCCTGAAACATTCAAACGTGGGATTAATCTCGCGAGTGGAGATGTTGACGGAGACGGGTTTGATGAAGTTATTGCCGCCGCGAACACAGGTGGCGGATCGCATGTGAGAATTTACGAAGCATATGGCGCACCGCATTCAGATTCAATTTTTGCATATGAAGACGAATTTCGTGGGGGTGTATTCGTTGCTGCCGGCGACTTAAACAACGATTTGTCAGATGAGATTATTGTAGCGCCTAGTAAAAGATCAACTGAGGGCAGAACAGATATTGAAAAATATATTGAAATTGATATTTCAGAACAAACATTGAAATATTATGAGAGAGGATATTTAGTTGATACTGCAGTAGTGTCGACAGGAAAGTGGTCAATGCCAACACCACTTGGGACATTTAAAATTCAAAATAAGAACCGTAGAGCGTATTCCGGCAAATATAATTTGTACATGCCTTTCTGGATGCAGTTTGATGCACGAGGTTACGGTCTACATGAGCTTCCTGAGTGGGCAAATGGATATAAGGAAGGTCAGAATCATCTTGGTATCAGAGTTTCCCATGGCTGTGTAAGACTGGGCGTTGGTCCGGCAGAAAAATTGTATAACTGGGCGGACGTCGGGACGACAGTGGTAGTTAAAGACTAA